A single region of the Lycium barbarum isolate Lr01 chromosome 2, ASM1917538v2, whole genome shotgun sequence genome encodes:
- the LOC132628279 gene encoding uncharacterized protein LOC132628279 isoform X8: MIFSVFCSMNELPENSSMGLMKEIATLEIEIMRLERYLLSLYRTAFQQNLPALLENQKSHLQGKISSPTQSTTDQSYSNVELDMAKCGADQYDRTSATYAFAGSSDQIQTAKKSSSIREKFADSGHRSLADHLTASRMDDVLSYPDRLSEEIVRCISCIYCKFANPKILAQKGLSVSSTSSLSSSSTFSPRNLSGSWSSLHNEESTEQYEFDVCKDDSRPYSTMIEILKICLDDDSFNYATAMLHKFRSLVKSLEKVDPRNMKREEKLTFWINIHNALVMHAYLAYGTQNSVRSSSILKAAYNVGGHCVNAYVIQSSILGIRPHYSAPWLQTLFSPGKKLATGNSRHAYAIEYPEPLVHFALCLGASSDPAIQVYTAKNVFQDLKAAKEEFIRATVCINRDKKIYLPKIICYFAKDMSLSTDGLLETVMESLPETQMKLVRSCMKDRADKLIYWLPQSWTFRYLIQKQVIQGRLSI, translated from the exons ATGATATTTTCAGTATTCTGTTCCATGAATGAACTACCAGAAAAT TCTTCCATGGGATTGATGAAAGAAATTGCTACTCTCGAAATTGAAATAATGCGTTTGGAACGATATCTACTCTCCCTTTACCGGACAGCTTTTCAGCAGAATCTCCCAGCTTTGTTGGAAAATCAGAAAAGCCATTTACAGGGCAAGATAAGCTCCCCTACCCAGTCTACAACTGACCAATCATATTCCAATGTAGAACTAGATATGGCAAAATGTGGTGCGGACCAATATGACCGAACCTCCGCTACATATGCTTTTGCTGGTTCAAGTGATCAGATTCAGACTGCCAAGAAGTCATCATCCATAAGG GAAAAGTTTGCTGATTCTGGCCACCGTAGCCTTGCGGATCATCTCACGGCCTCTCGCATGGATGACGTTCTTAGTTATCCTGATAGGCTTTCTGAAGAAATAGTGAGATGCATATCTTGTATATACTGCAAATTTGCCAACCCCAAAATTCTTGCTCAAAAGGGATTATCAGTTTCTTCTACttcgtcattatcatcatcaagcACATTTTCTCCGAGAAATCTGTCAGGTAGCTGGAGCTCACTTCACAATGAAGAGAGCACTGAGCAATATGAATTTGACGTCTGTAAAGATGACAGCAGGCCATATTCTACAATGATAGAAATTTTAAAGATATGTCTAGATGACGATAGTTTCAATTATGCCACTGCAATGCTGCATAAGTTCAG GTCACTGGTTAAGAGCCTTGAAAAGGTTGACCCAAGAAATATGAAGCGTGAAGAAAAGCTAACATTTTGGATCAATATTCACAATGCCCTGGTGATGCAT GCTTATTTAGCCTATGGAACACAAAATTCTGTCAGAAGTTCTTCAATCTTGAAG GCAGCTTATAATGTGGGTGGCCACTGCGTAAATGCTTATGTCATACAGAGCTCCATATTAGGGATACGACCACACTATTCTGCACCG TGGCTACAGACGCTCTTTTCTCCAGGAAAAAAGCTTGCGACGGGAAATTCCAGACATGCGTATGCCATTGAGTACCCTGAGCCACTTGTTCACTTTGCACTGTGTTTGGGTGCATCTTCTGATCCTGCG ATCCAGGTTTACACGGCGAAGAATGTATTCCAGGATCTTAAAGCTGCGAAAGAGGAGTTTATAAGAGCTACAGTTTGCATTAACAGGGACAAAAAGATTTATCTTCCTAAAATCATATGCTATTTTGCAAAAGATATGTCCCTGAGCACGGATGGACTACTTGAAACTGTCATGGAATCTCTACCGGAAACTCAAATGAAACTAGTCAGATCCTGCATGAAGGACAGAGCCGATAAGTTGATTTATTGGTTACCACAAAGTTGGACATTTAGATATTTGATCCAGAAACAAGTAATCCAAGGAAGGTTATCCATTTAA